One genomic region from Candidatus Nitrospira nitrificans encodes:
- a CDS encoding type IV secretory system conjugative DNA transfer family protein — translation MSRKSMRIAMALLLYLPLGLCGADALAGAVFTLANKQMPEDLSLTSWPDSWRAYREDPIQRKRLQFSAVVGGFVGFGLPALLLVSLTNQKKPLHGEARFASHSEIQQAGLYGERGVIVGKVGRRYLVYGGQEFVLLAAPTRSGKGVSIVLPNLLHYDESVVVLDIKMENFAYTSKFRQAHGHHVFLFNPFGADGQTHRWNPLDAVDRDPNRRVGEIQAIGQVLYPTEQIKDAFWNESARNLFLGLALYIMETPSIPCSFGEVLRQASGKGQPIKDYLQDLISTRAKSDAPLSDDCTAALHRFCATSENTMASILATLTAPLTIFSNPIVDAATSATDFDLKRVRVQRMSIYVGIPANRLSDAALLVNLFFSQLIHHNTVDLPATNPRLKHQCLVILDEFPALGRVNILAKAVGFMAGYNLRLLPIIQSLSQLESVYGEKDARTFVTNHACQILFAPREQRDAQYYSQMLGTYTAEAISTGTSRPLSWGHGKQASSSSTQSEQARPLLLPQEVKELGDQRAIINLMHTKPILCDKARFYADPVFTDRLKRISPFLASVGKRMPTQAELEEAAFVRRELSVEIPRLDLELHRAKVERRVRPVQPNEPIDLSKLAMDLTTLPPVVPRDTPTPEEVNNLVDAFVAQLQWTDKIDDDISEKRSPVSEEGRAQRTEKHVARSLMDRDREERDV, via the coding sequence CGCCGGCGCTGTCTTCACCCTCGCCAACAAACAGATGCCTGAAGACCTCTCCCTGACCAGCTGGCCCGACTCCTGGCGAGCCTATAGGGAGGATCCGATTCAGCGGAAGCGACTACAATTCTCCGCCGTGGTCGGGGGATTCGTCGGATTTGGTCTCCCGGCGCTGCTGCTCGTGTCCCTGACCAACCAGAAGAAACCGCTCCATGGCGAGGCGCGATTTGCATCTCATAGTGAAATTCAACAGGCCGGGCTCTATGGAGAGCGCGGAGTCATCGTTGGAAAAGTGGGGCGACGGTACTTGGTCTATGGGGGCCAGGAATTCGTGTTGCTGGCGGCGCCGACCCGATCAGGCAAAGGCGTAAGCATCGTGCTCCCGAACCTACTCCACTACGATGAGTCGGTGGTCGTCCTGGACATCAAAATGGAGAACTTCGCCTACACGTCGAAGTTCCGACAGGCGCACGGGCATCACGTCTTTCTGTTCAATCCCTTTGGCGCCGACGGCCAGACCCACCGCTGGAATCCATTAGATGCGGTCGATCGCGACCCGAATCGGCGTGTGGGCGAAATCCAAGCCATCGGGCAGGTGCTCTATCCGACGGAGCAGATCAAAGATGCGTTCTGGAACGAGTCCGCTCGCAACCTCTTTCTCGGCCTGGCTTTATATATAATGGAGACTCCTTCCATACCCTGTAGTTTCGGAGAAGTGCTCCGGCAGGCCTCCGGTAAGGGGCAGCCCATCAAGGACTATCTGCAAGACCTCATCAGCACCAGGGCCAAGAGTGACGCCCCGCTGAGCGACGACTGTACGGCGGCCCTGCACCGGTTCTGTGCCACCAGCGAGAATACGATGGCGAGCATTCTCGCGACCCTGACGGCTCCCCTCACCATCTTCAGCAATCCCATTGTCGATGCGGCGACGAGTGCGACGGACTTCGACCTGAAACGGGTGCGCGTGCAACGGATGTCGATCTATGTCGGCATTCCGGCCAATCGGCTGAGCGACGCGGCGTTGCTGGTCAATCTGTTCTTCTCGCAGCTGATTCATCACAACACCGTCGACTTGCCCGCGACGAATCCCCGGTTGAAGCACCAGTGCCTCGTGATCTTGGATGAGTTCCCCGCCCTCGGGCGGGTGAATATTCTCGCGAAGGCCGTCGGCTTCATGGCGGGCTACAATCTGCGCCTGCTCCCGATCATTCAGAGCCTCTCGCAGCTCGAATCGGTCTATGGGGAAAAGGACGCGCGGACATTCGTCACGAACCATGCCTGCCAGATCCTGTTTGCGCCTCGCGAGCAACGAGACGCCCAGTACTACTCTCAGATGCTCGGCACCTATACAGCCGAGGCGATCTCGACCGGTACGAGCCGCCCCCTCAGCTGGGGCCACGGCAAACAAGCGTCGTCCAGTTCCACCCAGTCGGAACAGGCGCGGCCGCTCCTGCTGCCACAGGAAGTGAAGGAACTCGGGGACCAGCGGGCGATCATCAACCTCATGCATACGAAGCCGATCCTCTGCGACAAGGCCCGGTTCTATGCCGATCCGGTCTTCACCGATCGGTTGAAGCGCATCAGTCCGTTCCTCGCGTCGGTGGGAAAGCGGATGCCCACCCAAGCTGAACTCGAAGAGGCGGCGTTCGTGCGCCGGGAGCTATCCGTGGAGATTCCCCGCCTCGACCTGGAACTCCATCGCGCCAAAGTCGAACGGCGTGTGCGTCCAGTACAGCCGAATGAACCGATCGACCTCTCGAAGTTGGCAATGGACCTCACCACCCTGCCGCCGGTTGTGCCACGCGACACGCCGACGCCTGAAGAAGTGAACAATCTGGTTGATGCCTTTGTGGCACAGCTGCAATGGACCGACAAGATCGATGACGACATCTCAGAGAAGAGGAGTCCTGTGAGCGAAGAAGGGAGAGCCCAAAGAACGGAGAAGCACGTTGCTCGATCCCTGATGGATCGAGACAGAGAAGAGAGGGACGTATGA
- a CDS encoding OmpA family protein has protein sequence MTTFVKRQAGLQALVILIACAATLACVQKPVVPSGAARVPINSDDMIQQYRERVKSDQREKQERSFLTRQMESLTQQVQELSAALTLMQLNQQELAKGKSRSGLTITKTALTIPPVSPESNGPQTSTPIPRDGDTSQAVFDQSLSHTGTTQSEEERSATVAPACSIGPSAVPSTSPPHQIHEGQNGSWRPRVIDLSEREQVEVHRHSIIFRVSERTGRSEFRPSKPLQSHLKQIMSRGPCLHVRGYTDGDKDLWIEHETAKQRAHKARAYLIAQGYDPNHIEITIVPIGQHVADNATKKGRAKNRRVEIEVKEHNPASVWPQWYG, from the coding sequence ATGACAACATTCGTGAAACGACAGGCAGGGCTTCAAGCACTCGTAATCCTCATCGCCTGCGCCGCGACCCTGGCCTGTGTGCAGAAACCAGTGGTGCCATCCGGTGCGGCTCGTGTGCCCATCAACAGCGATGACATGATCCAGCAGTACCGCGAACGGGTAAAGAGCGACCAGCGTGAGAAGCAGGAGCGGAGTTTCCTCACCAGACAAATGGAATCGCTGACACAACAGGTCCAGGAGTTGAGTGCCGCACTGACGCTCATGCAACTCAACCAGCAAGAACTGGCGAAAGGTAAATCTCGGTCCGGCCTCACGATCACAAAGACAGCGCTCACGATCCCCCCTGTTTCACCAGAATCGAACGGTCCACAGACGAGCACTCCTATCCCACGTGATGGTGATACGTCTCAGGCTGTATTCGATCAGAGCTTGTCGCATACCGGGACAACGCAGAGTGAGGAGGAGCGATCAGCAACGGTGGCGCCTGCCTGCAGCATCGGACCATCAGCAGTGCCATCCACCTCCCCTCCACATCAGATACACGAAGGGCAGAACGGCTCGTGGAGACCCCGAGTCATTGATTTGAGTGAACGGGAACAGGTGGAAGTGCATCGTCACAGTATCATCTTCCGTGTATCCGAACGGACAGGTCGGTCTGAGTTTCGTCCCAGCAAGCCGCTGCAATCCCACCTGAAACAGATCATGAGCCGTGGTCCTTGCCTGCACGTGCGTGGATACACGGACGGAGACAAGGATCTCTGGATCGAACATGAGACAGCCAAACAACGGGCACACAAGGCCCGCGCCTATCTCATCGCGCAGGGCTATGACCCAAACCACATCGAGATCACCATCGTGCCGATCGGGCAACATGTGGCCGACAATGCGACCAAGAAAGGTCGGGCAAAGAACCGACGGGTCGAGATTGAAGTGAAGGAGCACAATCCGGCCTCCGTCTGGCCGCAGTGGTACGGATAG